The nucleotide sequence TCCGTGCCAATTCTCCTaaatatcacaaaaataaagtatttcaggatttttttttttttgtttttgaagaagctaaaatgtATTTCAGgaatataatgattggatgaatGCTTGTGGAATTCTGTATGCAGAACTTCTTAAATCTATGGTTCGGTGTCCTATTGAAcctgtagagagaaagaaatgaagaagctattccaagaaaaaagaaatgtcAGGGAGGACAAAACTATAAAAATCCTCAAGACAACCATTTCATTACGAACACCATAACGACAGTTGTAAAATACAAATATCGAACCTCTGCAAATAGACTGCACAAAGATAGAGGACTTCCGCAGTGTAGTATATGTTTTCCGACTAAAATGAGTTCTAGTATGCTTTTGGATAATTGTTGCAGAGTTGCTAAGCATGTATGCTCTCAGAGCATCCAATTCTGCCATATGACCAGCTCTTAGGAATATTTTCGTTTGCCCCATCTGGAAAATTAACTTAACACGATTATGAAAAGTTCGGTTCAGCATACAAGAGCATCTTGCTAAAAAGAGTTTCGGTTAACATATGTGAGTTAGAACACACATTTTTCAGCATGAGCAGTTTACATGCCCCAACAAATGTGTAAGAACCAGAAAAAGATTTACGAAAATACCACAACAGCAGAATCTAAACGACAGCAAGTTTAATGTTAAAGgataacaatttttaatttttttaaatattagatGGTAGtaacaaattaaattcaatagaaTTCCAGTTCTACCTGATAACCTGTCAGCCCAATCTTCTCTAAAATCATTTTGCACGATTCCTTTTCTTCGAAGCTGCACACATGCAGATAATTTTCAGGATGGGAAACCCGGTAAATATCAAAGCAGAAACCGATGGTATCATGATATTGGATAAAAAAAGCTGTTAAaatcatactccctccggtccttatcaAAAGaagcaaaaccaaaaaacatcaaaaccaatgcaatcattaatcatataactttttgaatatttttacaagTATACCCTTATAGAAAATTGTGAAACATTAAATACACTcgctaatattaaaaaaaaaaaacattaaatgaagtgtaaaaaagtcttttaaacaataactataagttaaaagttgtgacattttcttataaataaaaccaattatttttatggaaatCTTATAATAAGGACAGGAGGGAGTACATagatactacctccgtcccaaattatatgtcgttttacaataccaatgaagcATTAACGttccttttctttcatttatctttctcatatcatttattaaagacaattttgtaaaacaactcataacatctctttcccacacaaaattaattacatttcttaatacgtgtgaaatgcccaaaatgTCATATAATTTGTGACAGATGGAGTAAAATTACTACAAAACACTATTGATTTGCATGtagataaaatataattaatgttcTTAGAAtttgtggttgggcctaacacaaccccataAAAccagcttgtgaggtgaggattgcccccacttataaacacatgttcagGCCATCTCTTATCCAATGTGGAACTCTTTTAACAGTTCTAATACAACAGTACTGAACCATAGTTAATGTTTTCTTTAAagtaatttctacttagacatttCCATTTTTACAAATAAGGATTCTCCATTTTTAGATGGGTGATGGGAATAGACCATCTCAAACTTAAGATATTCCTTTTACGTTGTGAAACTTCATATCCAAAAAATTCTGCTTCAAATCCTATTTTGCCTAActttttaagttgtttttgcAGTGATTTATAAGATTCCCTGCAAAGAAAATTACCAAAAGAAGGAGCTACGAAACAGCTTTGGctaaaataagtgttaagttaCACTTACTTCCCTCGAAGAATCTCTGGAGCAAGAATGCCTACTTGAGTTAAAAATTCATGAAAGGTCCTGTGAGTGGGGAATCCAGCACATTTTATTCTCACTGCTTCAAGAACACCCTACAATATCAACAACGGGGATAAATTCTACAAACGCTAGTTCAAAGAAAGCAAAGGGCTATTGGCACTTGTGGTTGCTCATTCACATTCATAACACTACTTTAATAGCaaattatcatttattaaatacaattaagatttcactaaacaaaatcattatttaattgaaagaaatgTAGGAAAGTGTTAGTAAGTGGAGAATGTGAAGAGACAATGGAAGAACATGTAGTCCAACCCTGTAAGCAATAATGTCAAAACTCAATTTCAAAATCTACTTACACCAGAACGTAATTGCTGCATGACGTTCATGTTCTCAAATATCCCAGGTTTTAATAGATTATTTGGCTTCACACATCTAATATAGTGGGGCTCTGTCAGATTGAGCGCTTCCATCAAATGTTTTAGTTGTAGCTGCACAAATAAGTACAAGTATCCACCTTTCAATTGTGGTCAGGCTTATCAGATAGtatattttcttcttaaaaGGTAAAGAACTATATTTTAGATACCTTAAAACGAGAGCCAATAGAAGAAAACTTAGCAGATTTTGCTGTCTCCTCAGAAAGTGGAGGAAAAAGGCCTGATACAAATGAACATTTGGAAGTACTTAGCATGACTTGATGTTCAGGGACAACATAGTCTTTGTTTTTATCTATGAAAAGCTCAGATTGATACTGGACCTGAAAAGAAGTACACAAAAAACAGACTAAAGCAAAAACCATAGTGAAAAATGGTATCTTGCATAGACACGATGAAGAATCAAACTCACCACCCCTGCATAATGAACAACATTGAAGTCTGAGCGTGCCAATTTTGGCTTGATGAAGCGTTTGTGATCTTTGAATGTCTGATAAAGCTTTGTTGAAAATGTTTCATGAGTTGATTTGGGAAACATGCTGCATGCAGACAATGATCATgtcaatacaaaaaaaataaaaaattgaaagaagttTAGACCTGCATATGAACAATTTtgcaaaaaatcattaattactCAATAGGATGAATTATCAGAAAACAATCTTAACATAGTTTACGTTTGATTTTAGGAAAGTTACTAGTGAACAAGAGACAAAACTTACACATTCTCAAAACCTGAACTCACGAGAAAGAGTAAAGGTATTATTGATTAAAAAGATAAGCAATGTTTCAGGAAAAAAAATCCCCTCTAATCCCACAGCTAAGCTCTACAGCTATGAAGCTCGGATACTCCAAAATGGTGCCGTACCCGTGTCAGATACGTATCGCATACCGATACTCCGCGGATACTCAGGATACCGTATCCACGGAGTATcggaattatttattttaatttaaaatatatattttatcagaTACTTATAAGATACTCGACAGATACACACATatacttataagatactttCTAGAGACGTAtcctaggaaaaaaaaatgaagggtaAAAAAATGAGACttgtgaaaattcaatggaTATGTATATAATTCAATTTGAGATATGAATCACTATAATTGCTTTTCGATTAaccaattaaaaattatgtttttggtgatGAAAGTAACAAGAGAGAGGaaattcaatcaatcaatattaaacaaactttgttttgagTTCTTCTATTGATACATTTGTTGATATCCTAACATATGAaagaaaatagaatatgatttatatgaaaactttacattttttattttgattacatgtattattttttgtaaatggtgacttttatgattatatagtattgaagagtaatcaatgttttttttttttaagtattttacatgcatataaattttagaataaatattttgttaacgtatcttagccgtatcgtatcctaaattttaaaaattttgcatATCCGCATCGTATCGTACCCGTATCCTACTACGTATCCGGACTTCATAGCTCTACATAGAAGAGAGTATTTTCTCTCCACCCAAACCTCTAATCGAAATACAGAATGGTTCACCTTGCCATGCTCTCTCCTTAAAACTATGTTGCATTCCCCCAACTAACTACCACGTCATCAATTCTTCTCCAACTTCCCTATTAAGTTTAGTTGTTGGGTTTAGGCCAAACTTAGTGTCTTATCACTGCTTGCCACTAGAAAAACATATTTGTCTTAAACCTGAGCTTGAGAAGTTGACTACGAACATTGAACTCTTCCTCCCATAGAGCTTCTTCCACGACCTCCCCTCCCCTTTCCACTGAAGTAAAAACTGACTAACGGAGTCATTTCCAAatcgagaaatgatatttgtacaaccattttatgacaactttttaacaactttatctctcatgctcaaattatatttttattctctctctttctttttctctctctattgttttggatcaataagaaaagagaaaatgaaagttgtcaCATATGATTGTACATATCACTACTCTTCCAAATCAGCAAAATAAAGTTTCCCCAAGCAATTTCCTTTCAGCATACAAAGGCCATAGATGTTAAGATAAAGTGGGATCATGCTGGTTGTTTGGTAATATACAAAGCCATTAATATCACATTCTTTGTCATCTAGTCATCTTCATTTTCTATAAAAACCCAGCACTGCTAATTGCCAGTTTAACGGTAAGTATCCCTCCAGGAATTTTTCCTACCAACAACAACCCACCAGAAATTGAAACAACATGCACTTAAAATATCCAACAAAGGGATTTTCACTGCCTTCTCAACTTCCcaaaagagaaaaatagttgTTCTTCGGTCCAATGCACTGGCTGAAGTATCGATAGATCAAGATCCCATCTCGACACCATCGTACTTTGACCTACTGTCAAGAAACGTATTGTCGTTCTTTTTTGCTGTGTGATGCAATCTCACTTTAGTTCTTTTGTTTCAAGGTTGTCAACACTCTAAAGACAGCCCCCGTGCTTGTCTCCTAATCTTTTGATCACAGCCACATCAAATGACTTCCGGTCTAAATCTAGGTTCTTTTGGCACCATAAATGAAACCAAAGCATGGCTAAACCTTCCATGCACATGAATAATCAACGCAACTATTCATATAAGTTAAATTCTTGCTCCTTAGAGAACCTTTCAGCGCTAACGATCAACCCAATTGGATATGTCCCCGTAAAGTCTAGCGACTCCACTTTCTTAGCCCAAATTTCCTCCATCTCTGATAGTAACattgcccccccccccccccccccccccagcATCACGATAAATGGTATTAGTAATAGTGAAAAGATAAGAAATATTACACAAGAAAATGCCCCCTATAGTCCCACAACTAAGCTCCTTAAAGAGGAGATAACTGTCACTATACCTAAACCTCAAAGGTTCTAACCGAAAATACATAATGAATCCCCTCCTTTTGATGCCCTCTCCTTATAACTATATTGCATTCCCCAAACAACTGTTGCGTCATCAATTCTTCTCTGATTTCCCTATAACCAAAGCATGGATACAAATGCCATACTCATGAATGTCCACTGTAACTCATCGTCTGAGTGAAATTCATGGTCCTCAAAGAAACATTCAGCCTAACAGTCCACCCAAATTCGATATGTCCTCATAAAGTCTAGCAGCTCATATTACAAAAGAAAACCTCTTAAAATCCAACAGATAAGCTCCTCAGAGAAGAGGTAACCCTTATATGCCCAAACCTCTAATGTTCTAACGGAAAATGCAGAATAAGTTCCCCCTTGTGATGCGCTCTCGTTATAACTGCAGCATCATTATTTCTTATCTGACCTCCCCATTCATCTTAGGTGTTGGGCATAGGCCCAAACTCAGTATCCTATCACATTCCTTCACCATATACGAATAAATATCAAATCCTATATATCCCAATTACTGCCAAATATCAATTTGCCGCATCCCATTACTTGCAGATATCTTAGACTGAATTTACTTAAACAGTAACCATCAACTCAGAAAATAGAATGCATGGTAAAGTAATGAAACTTAGTCTATCACTTGGTACGTCGGCCtgataacatattaaattatatCTAGCAACCCTAAAAGTTCTCCCATTTCACTAATCTTCTATCTCTTTTACCAAATATACAAATACATACATGGTATATCAATATAAGAATTAAGAAGGGGAAAGAATGTGCATACCAAGCCTCATCAAGCAGAGCAATTATTCCACCTGGTTTctgcaaaataataaatttgtacCATGTGTTATAACTTTCTGAAAGCAGATTAAGAGGATTAAATCTATTCAAATTCCAAAAGAAATATACTACAGATattaaaaacatgaattttacAGATAGAAAAATCATGATGTGAGAAGCATTTATCACAAATATAAAGCACGGATACAACATGCCGCAGACACCAGAATATAgccaatttaaaatattatagaaCATGACACATCTGTGATAAAACACATTTTCATTTGTATCAAAAATAGTagaacaaatttctttttccatGTGATAAGATAGgcaatggaaaaaaaatgaaaaaagagtgaaaccaaatattttaacattgaaAACCCTCAAGATGTAAAAGAAAAACCATAAGATCTTACGATCAAAAAAATTCTCCACCATCCCCTAGAATTACAATGACTCTCTTGATACAAGAGGATTTCCCTCGTTCTTACCCAACTAGAAGGTTTACAATATCCCTTCCAACTCCCACCAAATATGGTGGAAATCTATAATCAAGACTCTTTTTTGAAGAGGATTATCATTACTCCTTCTCACTCTACAACTCTTGATGCCCTTAAAGTAGGCATGTGCTGAGCACCAAATGGATCAAAATTTGGGATACCTATAGATTATTGAAATTTCATACTCAATAATATCTTTTCTAATTTTCACTTGCATACTTTAAATACAAAATGCATAACAAAGCACGCAACTCACAACACATGTCAATACTTCATTTGATTTGCTGCTACTAAATGATTGGAACCTAACAATGTTCGTTAAGCTTTGTACTAAATTTGAGGAGCATTTTGACGAGCTTATATAGATTTATCTTATCTTATGATATAAACACTTGTATCTTATCTTATGATATAAACACTTGTGGAAGTGTTACTTGATCCTATGAATATTGTTTATACATAAGCTCTCATATGATAAGCAATTAGGAATAAGTGCTTAACAAGTGCTTAACTAAGGTTTATACATAAGCTCTTACCCAACCACCCCCTTGGTAGTGCTCCTTGCACTAGAATCTGGGTCAGTAATTTTGTCTCGTTTCAAAAAGGTTACTAAAAAATACACGGgtacaaattatattttcataagttccACCAAGAGATACTAAGCCAAAATCAGTTTGTAGAAACCTTTTCAATGAGATCTAGCACATCTTGATTATCTACAAATTCTAAGTAGCTCCAATCAATCCCTTCTTTTGTGTATTCCTCTTGCTCCATGTTAAAAACGTGCTGCAGGACATCATCAACATCAGATTGCATGTCAAGATAAAAGTGACAGTTGAAATTGTCAAATatgtcaaatatataaaataaaaaaataaataaaaaaaactaacctcATACCTGGTTGAAGTGCTGCTGCAGCTTTTCATTCGTAAAATTAATACAAAACTGCTCAAAACTGCCAAGAGTAAATTAATATTAGTTTGGGTTTATCTTCCTTGGTCTAAGGTGTACCTCATTGGAAAGGATACGCCAATGACCCTCTTTTATAGACCGTTGATTCATTATTTACAAAAACGTGATCAATTTTCAATCATaacaattcacaattttttattataatctGACATTTATCTATAAGGGAAAGACTTGTGATCTCATTTTCATGGGGGAACACCGTATATGCTGTCAGGCTTATCTTATTTTTAGAAGTTACCAAAAGCAAAACTTGTACAAATACATCTGATCTAACTCAAAATGTCAATTGTATTAAGGGATAAATATTATAGAGGATAAGGGTGTTCAAGCAACCTAAGACTAGAAAGAAGCTCGGGATCAATAGGAACATTGAAGATATATAAATGGACATATATATTACCAGGAATGACTGAAGGAATGTTGAATATGTGAGACCCCGTTTAAGTGTGTGTTTGTCTGTTTCTTCCTAAATTAGTATGCAAACATAATAATACAATAGTAAGATCACAGATTCACTGTAATATGATATATTCTTACCTATTAGTTTGAAAGCTTTCAAAGCCATATATGTCAAGAACACCAATGAGCCATTTTGAGTTACTATCCTGCCCAATGGAGATATTAATTTTCTGGACTAACCtggacaaacaaaaaaacagatgATTGTAAAAGACATTTTTGTTTGCTCTTTCTATGGTTGAATAAGAAATAGTTCAAACTTAAATAGCAATGATCAGACATTTCACACTTTATTTACACATGACAAAACCATATTACCAGTCAAACAAACGAGAATATAATGTCTTCGCCAAACCATCCCTGCTAACTGTTGCGGCAACAGGATCAAGACTTCTTTCGATGATTTCTTCGGGGGTGATCATCACACGTTTACATAGTGCAACTTCCACAGCATTAGGATCACACCTGaaataagaataaattcaatacataaataaatagtattaaTATAAAGAAAGATGTTTCACAATGATAATAGTAAAAATTCAGCCATACATTAGAAGTTCTGCAGTTGTTTCGAGATGGAACTTGGAATCTTTATCTGCTAGAACTGATGAATCTGTTTCTTCTGATTTCTCAAATCTAATGTTTCCAAGATGGAGAATAGCAGCAATAACTCTGAAAATTGCATCCTGAGAGCAAGGCCGAAGGAGGTATATTGCTAATTTTACTTAAAAGTTGTTTGATGAAGCATATAGGCAGATATAAGAAATATTGGAGTCACCAACAAAGGTCAAAGCCATACCTGCTCCTCCTGACTGATTCCCACAATATCCATGGCTCTTTTGGTGCTAAGGTACTCTTGAGCAGCATTAACACCAGCTAATTCATAGCAACTGGATTGATTAAGGTAATGAAATGATCTTGGGTCCCCCAACTTATATTTCTCCTTTTCCTAACAATAGCAGTTAAAATTCAGAATGCTCCCAAGAAATTTATACAATTCATGAAGAATAGCCAATAGAAAATATCATGCTTTGACTTGCCTACCTCAGGAGAAGCGCAGAGAAGGTAGAAACAGTGATAATTACGCTCTGGATCTGAGATTTGGCAAACACGAGATTTCTCGAGCAGATAAGTTCTAATAGCTGCACCGGATATTCGTCCATACTTATCAAATTGAATCTCAACAAATTTTCCAAAACGGCTgcaggaaaaagaaaaaaaaaacagaagttGATGTGAAGCTGCTACTTGTTATTGAAATCACTAATTTATAATGAGCAAGAACCTTTTCTAGGTTAGCTAATTCTCTCCAGTCTTGAAAATAAGAAGCATGAAATGATGAAATCGATCCTGCcgaaattttttaacaaatggaGAAATATCGCCATTTTTAATTCCATAATTAACTAAAATTTTCCTAATAAAATTCATAACCATATAACATCCATGGGATAAGTATATGATGGTGAAGTCAaaaggatgaagaaaaaaatgattcaagTATTCAATTCAAAATTGAACGATATACTAGTAATCACATATAAGGAAGTGTAGGTAAAGTGTTAAGAAAATACACTTACTAGTGTATATACTTATATCACATTCATTTTGTAGCATTTCAAAAGCCAAAGAATCATAGAGCATAACTATGAATTTTCTTACCTGGAATTGTCATTTCTAACTGTTTTTGCATTACCAAATGCTTCAAGAACTGGGTTTGACTGCATCATTAAGAGTTAAAAATTTGTAAGGAATCATGAGTgtaacatttaacaacttaaaccacaaaagaacaaattaacaaaacaaaagaagtAATGGATACAAGGTTGGTTTGTAGCTGGAGGAGTTAAGGAGTGAAGTCGAGGGTTCAATCTCCACTGCCAGCATAATAATGCTGACAATTACTAATAATATTCACATCGgctgtttgaaagaaaaaaaaaaagagaaatcaaaatattcaaaaccataattttttatagTAGGAAAATATGCTAAGCTTTCTATTTTattcatacaaaaatatattataaataagaatTGAGTACAGACAAGATTATAAGATATGAAAAAAGAAGGTGAAAAGACTAGAGGAGGAGCTTGAACTAGTTTACTGCATGATCAAATCGCAACCTAAATCTAGAAACTAATAAAATACAAGTCTATTTCAGCCATCTCTTGAAACTATTTAAATTAGCCTTATTTTCTTGAACTGTgtcgaccccacttagtgggataaggcttggttgctGGTGTTTATTTTCTTGAACAGCAGTATGTTACCTATTCTTCTAGTAAATTCATAGTAGAAAGTCCTAAAATAGGCCAAATCCATCTTGAACTTGTTAAATTCATAAAAACCGTGGTACCTGTGTTTCCTAAATGATGCACCAGCGAGAGCTCCCAGGAAATATTGAAGATAAACCAAattatcaataaataaaataatattaaatcatgTGCTAACTGATACCTATTTAAGCCTAATATCTCCACACTTGAATACATTTTCCACTTTTTACATTTCACTCCTTAATCGGTTAAATATTTGGTcttcattatatatttttatacattcCTTCATTATTGTTCTCAAATGTCCTTGATAATATGTTTTTCAGACATCACTATGTGGTTCTTACTTTGGTCAAGAGCAAGCATGCAGGTATAAACAATATGTCTTGGGATGAGCAACCATAATCCAGAGTTAGATAACCTTCTTACTTCTAGAACTTTCTGTTGAACAGTCCGTCCTTCAGATGCAGTGTTGCCACCCAA is from Medicago truncatula cultivar Jemalong A17 chromosome 1, MtrunA17r5.0-ANR, whole genome shotgun sequence and encodes:
- the LOC25484329 gene encoding myosin-9 codes for the protein MGMPENIIVGSHVWVADPELVWIDGVVLNINGEEAEIQTSNEKMVVSRLSKLHPKDTDAPTDGVDDMTKLDYLHEPGVLYNLKSRYKINEIYTYTGNILIAINPFQSLPHLYDANAMKRYKGERIGNLSPHVFAIAEAAYRAMITEEKSNSILVSGESGAGKTETTKMLMLYLAYLGGNTASEGRTVQQKVLESNPVLEAFGNAKTVRNDNSSRFGKFVEIQFDKYGRISGAAIRTYLLEKSRVCQISDPERNYHCFYLLCASPEEKEKYKLGDPRSFHYLNQSSCYELAGVNAAQEYLSTKRAMDIVGISQEEQDAIFRVIAAILHLGNIRFEKSEETDSSVLADKDSKFHLETTAELLMCDPNAVEVALCKRVMITPEEIIERSLDPVAATVSRDGLAKTLYSRLFDWLVQKINISIGQDSNSKWLIGVLDIYGFESFQTNSFEQFCINFTNEKLQQHFNQHVFNMEQEEYTKEGIDWSYLEFVDNQDVLDLIEKKPGGIIALLDEACMFPKSTHETFSTKLYQTFKDHKRFIKPKLARSDFNVVHYAGVVQYQSELFIDKNKDYVVPEHQVMLSTSKCSFVSGLFPPLSEETAKSAKFSSIGSRFKLQLKHLMEALNLTEPHYIRCVKPNNLLKPGIFENMNVMQQLRSGGVLEAVRIKCAGFPTHRTFHEFLTQVGILAPEILRGNFEEKESCKMILEKIGLTGYQMGQTKIFLRAGHMAELDALRAYMLSNSATIIQKHTRTHFSRKTYTTLRKSSIFVQSICRGELARRQYYHMKRKAATIKIQAYTRGRLARKCYSEIKISVVVLQSVFQAMAARRARDKFRHIRQTRSSTIIQSYWRRHKAPVDYQNLKKASIISQSVNHSINEHEKKVVEISVENESTAMEESSNSLHKESSSSFQDNESIQAIKDFSSPLRDTESNEAIRDFSSPLRDTEKIEALSSPIIVALSLALYSSFLFYLLLVLSYTCLYCK